In the genome of Candoia aspera isolate rCanAsp1 chromosome 1, rCanAsp1.hap2, whole genome shotgun sequence, one region contains:
- the RAB1A gene encoding ras-related protein Rab-1A: MSSMNPEYDYLFKLLLIGDSGVGKSCLLLRFADDTYTESYISTIGVDFKIRTIELDGKTIKLQIWDTAGQERFRTITSSYYRGAHGIIVVYDVTDQESFNNVKQWLQEIDRYASENVNKLLVGNKCDLTTKKVVDYTTAKEFADSLGIPFLETSAKNATNVEQSFMTMAAEIKKRMGPGATAGGAEKSNVKIQSTPVKQSSGGCC, translated from the exons TGATTATTTATTCAAGCTGCTCCTTATTGGAGATTCTGGTGTTGGAAAATCTTGCCTGCTGCTTAGGTTTGCA GATGATACATATACAGAAAGCTATATCAGCACAATTGGTGTGGACTTCAAAATCAGAACTATAGAGTTAGATGGCAAAACCATCAAGCTTCAGATA TGGGATACAGCAGGGCAAGAGAGATTTCGAACAATTACTTCTAGTTACTACAGAGGAGCTCATGGCATCATAGTTGTGTATGATGTTACAGATCAG GAGTCTTTCAATAATGTAAAACAGTGGCTTCAAGAAATAGATCGCTATGCCAGTGAAAATGTTAACAAGTTGTTGGTAGGAAACAAGTGTGATCTGACTACAAAGAAAGTAGTAGACTATACAACAGCAAAG GAATTTGCAGATTCCCTTGGGATTCCATTTTTGGAAACCAGTgcaaaaaatgcaacaaatgtagAACAGTCTTTCATGACCATGGCTGCTGAGATCAAAAAACGAATGGGTCCTGGAGCTACAGCAGGTGGTGCAGAGAAATCCAATGTTAAAATTCAGAGCACTCCAGTCAAGCAGTCCAGTGGAGGTTGTTGCTAA